The following are encoded in a window of Microbacterium sp. LWO13-1.2 genomic DNA:
- a CDS encoding HIT family protein yields the protein MLSTTHEPAGYSCPFCLLQQGIFNEQNQPSDIVAVTERAYARIAPKWWPDNPGAVLVIPRVHVENIYDLSSADGYAVWELTQRVAIGIRASYGCEGTSTRQHNEPAGNQDVWHLHMHVFPRFTDDRLYQRQEEARWVDPSEREPFALQLRGALRMPFTFD from the coding sequence GTGCTTTCGACTACGCATGAGCCGGCCGGCTACTCGTGTCCGTTCTGTCTGCTCCAGCAAGGCATCTTCAACGAACAGAACCAGCCCTCTGACATCGTTGCCGTCACGGAACGCGCCTATGCTCGCATCGCTCCGAAGTGGTGGCCAGATAATCCCGGGGCGGTCCTCGTCATTCCGCGGGTGCACGTGGAGAACATCTACGACCTGTCATCAGCGGACGGGTACGCGGTGTGGGAGCTGACGCAGCGGGTCGCGATCGGCATCCGCGCGTCCTACGGATGCGAGGGCACGTCGACTCGACAGCACAACGAGCCCGCCGGGAATCAGGATGTGTGGCACCTTCATATGCACGTGTTCCCGCGCTTCACAGACGATCGCCTCTATCAGCGACAAGAGGAGGCACGGTGGGTCGATCCTTCGGAGCGCGAACCGTTCGCTTTGCAGCTCAGAGGTGCACTCCGGATGCCGTTCACGTTCGACTGA
- the tyrS gene encoding tyrosine--tRNA ligase, translating into MTTPDQVLDRLSRTTEQIFGREDLLERLSRGRPLRIKFGVDCTAPDLHLGHAVNLWMMRYLQDLGHVVVFLLGDTTTRVGDPTGRSSTRPVLTTDQIERNAQAFLDQVSLVLRHEPDVLEIRRNSEWYDSMSISDLIGELSLVTHSQLMARDMFQKRVEERREIAMHELVYPVLQGFDSVALQSDLTIVGSDQLFNENMGRELQVKHGQRPQTVITSTITPGLDGGPKQSKSLGNYVGLAQVADDKFGRLMTLNDDLIGVWAKVYTELPLAVVSELAQRSGLGGVDARNAKLDLAEAIVARHHGVSEAERARRTFLEVFSERAFPDGMPQLDVLHHATVLQLVEAARPELTRSGARRLIAEGGVRINGVKRLDGEELVSVGAEDVLQAGRRRWFRLAVHGG; encoded by the coding sequence ATGACCACACCTGACCAAGTGCTCGACCGACTGAGCCGCACGACTGAGCAGATCTTCGGCCGTGAAGACCTGCTGGAACGGCTCTCCCGCGGGAGGCCGCTCCGGATCAAGTTCGGCGTCGATTGCACTGCGCCCGACCTGCATCTCGGCCACGCAGTGAATCTCTGGATGATGCGGTACCTGCAGGATCTCGGTCACGTCGTCGTCTTCCTTCTCGGCGACACCACGACCCGAGTCGGCGACCCCACCGGCCGCAGCAGCACCCGCCCCGTGCTCACCACGGACCAGATCGAACGAAATGCTCAGGCATTCCTCGATCAGGTGAGCCTCGTCCTGCGACATGAGCCGGACGTGCTCGAGATCCGTCGCAACTCGGAGTGGTACGACTCCATGTCGATCAGCGACTTGATCGGCGAACTGAGCCTTGTCACACACAGTCAGCTGATGGCCCGCGACATGTTCCAGAAGCGGGTCGAGGAGCGCCGTGAGATCGCGATGCACGAGTTGGTCTACCCGGTGCTGCAGGGCTTCGACAGCGTGGCGCTGCAATCGGATCTGACGATCGTCGGCTCCGATCAACTTTTCAACGAGAACATGGGGCGAGAGCTTCAGGTGAAGCACGGCCAGCGGCCACAGACCGTCATCACAAGCACCATCACTCCGGGTCTCGATGGGGGCCCAAAGCAATCGAAGTCGTTGGGAAACTACGTCGGGCTCGCGCAGGTGGCGGACGACAAGTTCGGACGACTGATGACCTTGAACGACGATCTCATCGGCGTATGGGCGAAGGTTTACACCGAACTGCCGCTGGCCGTCGTAAGCGAACTTGCCCAACGATCCGGCCTCGGTGGCGTGGACGCTCGCAACGCCAAGCTGGACCTTGCGGAGGCGATCGTTGCGCGCCACCATGGCGTCTCGGAGGCTGAGCGAGCGCGGCGTACGTTTCTCGAGGTGTTCTCAGAGCGCGCGTTTCCCGACGGGATGCCGCAACTCGATGTGCTCCACCATGCGACCGTACTTCAGCTCGTGGAGGCTGCGCGTCCTGAGCTCACACGGTCAGGTGCGCGGAGACTCATCGCCGAAGGAGGCGTACGGATCAATGGTGTGAAGCGGCTCGATGGCGAAGAACTCGTGTCTGTGGGAGCCGAGGATGTGCTCCAGGCTGGGCGACGACGCTGGTTCAGGCTGGCTGTGCACGGTGGTTGA
- a CDS encoding serine hydrolase domain-containing protein — MRRLLCALSSVALVLSIAGCSSAEREPDEALPSTTNDRLAAAFDVLEREMAPVIVAFSHDGAPAVVREFGALRDDAVAPEKSLVDIGSITKTVTAVAVSKLVEQSGVRFDETLSDIFHEVPSDKAMITVEQLLTHAGGFTESVGDDAEEINRDEFLQRAFASPLVETPGTQYAYSNVGYSILAAIIEVRSGLSYEQYLRDEVLAPAGLDSIGYLSSYDDGRSLRSTEGKGVIDASWGGHDASWHLIGNGGLITTAENFLGFLQALLNGKVVSESSLEQLLHPHIAEDASGTSFYGYGLVVQDVAGIGRFYWHDGGNDVFSAEWSVYADHDDVIFVAGREAVPGASTASEAMSVLRDHLYGRR, encoded by the coding sequence GTGCGTCGACTGCTCTGTGCCCTCTCCAGCGTCGCTCTGGTGCTGTCGATTGCCGGCTGCAGTAGCGCCGAGCGCGAGCCTGACGAGGCGCTGCCCTCGACGACGAACGACCGGCTCGCCGCGGCTTTCGACGTCCTCGAGCGTGAGATGGCACCCGTGATCGTGGCCTTTTCCCACGACGGAGCGCCCGCGGTCGTGCGAGAGTTCGGTGCGCTTCGAGATGACGCCGTGGCTCCCGAGAAGTCTCTCGTCGACATCGGGTCGATCACCAAGACGGTGACAGCGGTGGCGGTCTCGAAACTTGTCGAACAGTCCGGAGTGCGCTTCGACGAGACGCTTTCGGACATCTTTCACGAGGTACCCAGTGACAAAGCGATGATCACGGTCGAGCAGCTTCTTACTCATGCCGGCGGCTTCACCGAATCCGTCGGTGACGACGCCGAGGAGATCAACAGAGACGAGTTTCTCCAGCGAGCATTCGCATCTCCACTCGTCGAGACTCCTGGTACGCAATACGCCTATTCCAACGTCGGTTACTCGATACTCGCTGCCATCATCGAAGTGCGCAGCGGCCTATCGTACGAGCAATACCTACGCGACGAGGTACTGGCGCCGGCAGGGCTGGACAGCATCGGTTACTTGTCGTCCTATGACGACGGACGCTCGCTTCGATCCACGGAAGGAAAGGGCGTCATCGACGCCAGCTGGGGAGGTCACGATGCGTCATGGCACCTCATCGGCAACGGCGGACTGATCACGACCGCCGAGAACTTCTTGGGTTTCCTCCAGGCCCTTCTTAATGGAAAAGTCGTTTCCGAATCATCTTTGGAACAGCTCCTGCATCCTCACATTGCAGAGGACGCTTCCGGCACGAGTTTCTATGGCTATGGGCTGGTCGTTCAGGACGTCGCGGGCATTGGCCGCTTTTACTGGCACGACGGCGGCAACGATGTGTTCTCGGCCGAATGGTCTGTCTACGCGGATCATGACGATGTGATCTTCGTCGCCGGCAGAGAAGCTGTCCCTGGGGCGAGCACCGCCTCGGAAGCCATGAGCGTTCTTCGCGATCATCTCTATGGCCGCCGCTGA